Genomic DNA from Nitrosarchaeum koreense MY1:
CCTACCCAATCCTTTCCGGTGATACCAACATCATACAGTCCTTCAGATACAAGTGTAGGTATTTCTTGTGGTCTTAGCATCTTTACTATAATATTTGGATCATCAAGATATACTCGATAAGTCCTATCTTTTCTATTTACTTTGGTCCAAGACCTTTCAAGAAGTTTGAAAGTAGCTTCTTCAAGGCTACCTTTTGGTATAGCAAAACGAATTGGAGACATTTCTTATATGTCTCTAAACTTAGTATATAATAACTTCATTTATTTTTAAAATTATATCTATGAAATTTGTAAAACCAGTCATTTTAGGTTCAATAGCATTATCAGTTATTGTATTAGTATTTTATTTTGGATTTAACATTCAAGACATACCAAAGCAGGACATACCGATGCAAAATAACTCCGATCCTATAGATTCAGAATTAATAAAATGGAGTGATGGAATCTTGTTTGATGTTTTTGTATATCCAAAAGATATTGTAAACATAGATGGAAGACAAATACCATTAAAAGGTACTTTCAAATTAAAACCAAATTTATCAGAAACTTATTCTGAAATTGGAGTTTATGATGAAAAAAATAAACCTCTAGTCATTATACCAGTATATACTGCAAGTGCATATTCAAAAAATGGTTTTTATGATTTTTACAGTGGTTATTGTAATACTTGTCTAACAACAAAAATTGTATCAATTGATGAGTTGAGAGAACAATCAAGTGCAAATGCTGTTAAAATTTTAGAATTATTGGGATATGATTCAATTACAGATATTGAATTGGATAAAAATCCAGATATATTAAAAAAATATGATAAGATCATATTGTTACATAATGAATATGTAACAAAAAATATGTTTGATTCTATAACATCACATCCAAATGTTATTTATCTATATCCTAATGCGTTATATGCTGAGATATCAACAAATTTTGAAGATAATACAATTTCGTTAATTAGAGGTCATAATTATCCAGATGAAGATATCAAGAACGGTTTTGATTGGGAATTTGAAAATACAGATCCATATGAATATGACAAAGAATGTAAAAATTGGGAATTTTACAATATTACAAATGGTAAGATGCTAAATTGTTATCCAGAGCAGGTTATTTGGAAAGATGAGAAATTTTTAAAAGTTTTAAAAGAATTATAATCTAATTCAGACTTTGTAGTATTTCTTTGGCTTTATCAAGTGAGATTTGTTTTTGTTCAATCATTTTCTGAACAATTTCGTCTATTTGATCAGGTTTTGCACCTGCAGCAGATGCCAAGTTTCTTGCATGCAATCTCATATGTCCCTTTTGGATTCCTTCTGTTGATAATGCTCTAATTGCACTATAATTTTGGGAAAGCCCAGTTGCAGCCATTATGCATGCAAGCTCCTGTGCTGATTTAACTTTGAGAATCTTCATGCAAATTTTTGCAATAGGATGAACATTTGCAATACCACCAACAGTTCCAACAGATAAAGGCAATTCTAAAGAGCCAACAAGATTTCCATCATTATCTTTAGTCCAATTACTAAGAGAGCGGTATGAGCCTGATCGTGCAGCGTATGCATTAGCAGCTGCCTCAATTGCTCTACTGTCTTGGCCAGTCGCATTTGCGACAGCTATGATACCATTCATTATTCCTTTGTTATGAGTTACAGCTCGGTAAACATCATTGTTGGCAAACTGATATGCCAAAACAATATCATCGACCACATCTTCCCCACCAATTTCATTTTTGTCAAATATTGCCGTAGCCTTTGCAATTCTACGAGTAGAATAATTCGATAAAATACGAAGTAGTGTTCTACCTCCAGTTATTTTGTCTAATAATGGTGAAACAGCTTCGCACATTGTATTTGTAACGTTTGCACCCATTGCATCACCTACATCAATTAACAGCTCGACAATCAACATTTTTCCAAAATCAGTATCAATTATTTTACAAGAAACTTCCTTTGTGCCTTTATTCATTTTAGATAATGTGGTACTCTTTGAATTTGCAAGAGATATGATCTCTTCAGAAGTCTCTTGTATTTTTTTAATTGCTAAGTCAATATCAACATCCAATACTTGGATTTGACCTATACTGTAAGACTCATCAGATGTTGCTTTAAATCCTCCCTTTATTCTTGCAATTTTTGCACCCTTTGAAGCTGCAGCAATCACGGATGGCTCTTCAATAACCATCGGAATAAGATAGTCTTTGCCATTAATTTTAAAACTAGTTGCTATTCCCAACGGCAATGAAAAAATACCAATGGCATTTTCAATCATTTTATCAGCTTTTTCAAAAGAGATACCGCCGTCATTGTTTTGTAAAATTTCCAACTCTTCAGAAGATAAATCAGCAAAATTACCAACAATATCCAATCTTTCTTTTCGTGTTTTTTCAAAAAATTTTGAAATTGATGAATCGCTCATTTTTTTATCCTCAATAACTTATCATCCATACTATCTGGAAAACCTTTACCATCAGTATTTGAAGTAATTACATAAAGACTACCATCTGGGCTTTGCACGACATCACGTATACGTCCAACCCCACTTAGTATAGTTTTTTGAGATGAAAGACCTTCAGAAAAATCTAGTTGGTATAGATTGGTTGCACGTAGGGAAGCCATGACAAAATCAGCCTCTAGAGATATCTTATCGCCAGAATAATACAATATACCACCAGGTTCAATGCTAGGGTCATAACACATTATTGCATTTTCATATTTACCATTACCTGAACACTGTTGCTCAGGCCAACCATAATTTTTTCCGGGTTTAATGAGATTAATTTCGTCATTTTTTTCGGGGCCAAGTTCTGACAAATACATTTGGCCCTTATCATCCCAGGTCATCCCCTGTGGATTTCTATGACCTAAAGAATAGATTGAGGAATTTGGAAATGGGTTATCTGTAGGAATTGTACCATCATCGTTTAATCGTAAAA
This window encodes:
- a CDS encoding hydroxymethylglutaryl-CoA reductase, degradative, which encodes MSDSSISKFFEKTRKERLDIVGNFADLSSEELEILQNNDGGISFEKADKMIENAIGIFSLPLGIATSFKINGKDYLIPMVIEEPSVIAAASKGAKIARIKGGFKATSDESYSIGQIQVLDVDIDLAIKKIQETSEEIISLANSKSTTLSKMNKGTKEVSCKIIDTDFGKMLIVELLIDVGDAMGANVTNTMCEAVSPLLDKITGGRTLLRILSNYSTRRIAKATAIFDKNEIGGEDVVDDIVLAYQFANNDVYRAVTHNKGIMNGIIAVANATGQDSRAIEAAANAYAARSGSYRSLSNWTKDNDGNLVGSLELPLSVGTVGGIANVHPIAKICMKILKVKSAQELACIMAATGLSQNYSAIRALSTEGIQKGHMRLHARNLASAAGAKPDQIDEIVQKMIEQKQISLDKAKEILQSLN